The following are from one region of the Hymenobacter radiodurans genome:
- a CDS encoding acyl-CoA-binding protein, with protein MPKKVAASICNQSRATVVHSLAYCFFPLIFAMNLQQQMDLQQQFEAAVSRVDNLPGDQAAPHMTELYGLYKQATEGDHDTKGEVVGDDSPDNPSGTPGMSQAQWDSWSKFKGVSEEDAKRHYIEKVNEIAGPVGEQTSVITGSGQPATGSQVKPENTTPSQQPGTGPGVSTGGLRGDITAGAPYGGEDKLKGDQESV; from the coding sequence GTGCCCAAAAAAGTAGCCGCAAGCATCTGCAACCAAAGCCGTGCCACGGTAGTACACAGCTTAGCTTACTGCTTTTTCCCACTCATTTTTGCCATGAACCTTCAGCAGCAAATGGACTTACAGCAACAATTCGAAGCCGCCGTCTCTCGCGTAGACAACCTGCCCGGCGACCAGGCCGCACCGCATATGACCGAACTCTATGGCTTATATAAACAAGCAACGGAGGGCGACCACGATACCAAAGGCGAAGTAGTGGGCGACGATAGCCCCGATAATCCTAGTGGCACACCTGGCATGTCGCAGGCGCAGTGGGACTCGTGGAGCAAGTTTAAAGGTGTAAGCGAGGAAGATGCGAAACGTCACTATATAGAAAAGGTGAATGAAATAGCAGGTCCAGTTGGCGAGCAAACTTCCGTTATAACTGGATCAGGGCAGCCAGCAACTGGTTCGCAGGTAAAACCTGAAAATACGACTCCCTCCCAGCAGCCCGGCACAGGCCCCGGCGTTTCTACTGGCGGCTTGCGCGGTGATATTACAGCTGGTGCTCCGTATGGCGGCGAAGACAAGCTGAAGGGCGACCAAGAATCGGTTTGA
- a CDS encoding FAD-binding oxidoreductase: protein MNFQPLTPELLVAFEAIVGPAHLFTAQRAEAAATADAYADYGRDHTEDLHFAPDVVLRPANAEEISQIVRLCHQHHIPVTPRGAGTGLSGGALPIHHGVVLSTERLNKIIEIDERNLQATVEPGVINQVFQEAVQAKGLFYPPDPASKGSCFLGGNLSQSSGGPKAVKYGVTKDYVLNLQVVLPTGDIIWTGANVLKNATGYNLTQLMVGSEGTLGIITRVVFRLIPHPKQDIVLLVPFRDQTQAAAAVSEIFRAGIVPSGMEFMEREAIEWSARYLNIPLNLPPDITAHLLIELDGNELEQLYKDAELVYGVLEKYDIGEILLADTATQKEELWKIRRNVGNAVRYNSVYKEEDTVVPRAELPTLLKGVKEIGQRYGFTSVCYGHAGDGNLHVNIIRGDLDDAMWHKGLAEPIREIFQLCVKLGGTISGEHGIGLVQKPYIGIALGEAQLNLMRGIKSVFDPHGIMNPGKIF from the coding sequence ATGAATTTTCAACCGCTCACCCCCGAATTACTGGTGGCTTTTGAGGCCATCGTGGGCCCTGCACACCTTTTCACGGCTCAACGCGCTGAAGCCGCCGCTACTGCTGATGCCTACGCCGACTATGGCCGCGACCACACAGAGGATCTGCATTTTGCTCCTGACGTTGTATTACGTCCGGCTAACGCTGAAGAGATCAGCCAGATTGTTCGTTTGTGCCATCAGCACCACATTCCTGTCACGCCGCGCGGTGCAGGCACTGGGTTGAGTGGTGGCGCTTTGCCTATACACCATGGCGTGGTGCTAAGCACGGAGCGCCTTAATAAAATTATTGAAATCGACGAGCGAAACCTGCAGGCTACTGTCGAGCCGGGCGTTATCAACCAGGTGTTTCAGGAAGCAGTACAGGCGAAGGGCTTGTTCTACCCGCCAGACCCTGCCAGCAAGGGTAGTTGCTTTCTGGGGGGCAATTTGAGCCAAAGCAGCGGTGGTCCGAAGGCCGTAAAGTATGGCGTGACCAAGGACTATGTGCTCAATTTGCAGGTAGTTCTGCCTACTGGTGATATTATTTGGACGGGAGCCAATGTTCTGAAAAACGCTACCGGCTACAACCTGACTCAACTGATGGTAGGGTCGGAGGGAACGCTAGGTATTATTACGCGCGTCGTTTTTCGGCTTATTCCGCACCCGAAGCAGGATATCGTGTTGCTAGTGCCTTTTCGCGACCAGACGCAAGCCGCCGCTGCAGTCTCAGAAATATTTCGGGCTGGTATCGTGCCTTCCGGAATGGAGTTTATGGAGCGTGAGGCCATTGAGTGGTCGGCGCGCTACCTGAATATTCCGCTGAATTTGCCCCCCGACATCACCGCGCACTTGCTTATCGAGCTGGATGGCAATGAACTGGAGCAACTGTACAAAGATGCCGAACTGGTCTACGGTGTACTAGAAAAGTATGACATCGGCGAAATACTGCTCGCTGACACGGCTACTCAGAAAGAAGAGTTGTGGAAAATACGTCGCAACGTGGGGAATGCCGTCCGATATAACTCTGTGTATAAGGAGGAAGATACCGTAGTTCCTCGCGCCGAATTGCCCACATTATTGAAAGGAGTGAAAGAGATTGGGCAGCGCTACGGATTTACTTCGGTATGCTACGGCCACGCTGGCGATGGCAATCTGCACGTAAATATCATTCGCGGCGACCTTGATGATGCTATGTGGCACAAGGGCTTGGCTGAGCCGATCCGGGAGATATTTCAACTTTGTGTGAAACTGGGGGGGACCATCTCAGGTGAGCACGGTATCGGGCTGGTGCAAAAGCCCTACATCGGCATCGCGCTGGGAGAAGCGCAGCTGAACTTGATGCGCGGTATAAAAAGCGTATTCGACCCGCATGGTATTATGAATCCCGGCAAGATTTTTTAA
- a CDS encoding C40 family peptidase, translated as MLLLMTLVWLASCGGAKKVNYRNGRYYSAREMARIKAAERRKGGSKSKSKYASSRGKTKVVAKRGARRKLPANISRELATVIQTARSYEGTPYKWGGTTRLGMDCSGLLATSFSAINVDIPRSSNEQAEWGTPVRSQELQVGDLVFFGASPGSNRITHVGLVTEATAESVQFIHASSSLGVTENSLDTDYYLSRFIKAVRPKL; from the coding sequence ATGCTGCTACTAATGACGCTGGTGTGGCTGGCCAGTTGCGGCGGCGCAAAAAAAGTAAACTACCGCAACGGGCGCTACTACTCAGCCCGTGAAATGGCCCGAATAAAGGCCGCTGAACGGCGCAAAGGCGGTTCTAAATCAAAGAGTAAATATGCATCGTCCCGAGGAAAGACGAAGGTAGTAGCTAAGCGTGGTGCCCGACGGAAGCTGCCTGCCAATATCAGCCGAGAGTTGGCCACTGTTATTCAGACGGCGCGGTCATACGAAGGTACTCCCTATAAATGGGGCGGTACAACCCGTCTGGGAATGGATTGCTCAGGACTTCTCGCTACCTCGTTTAGTGCTATCAACGTTGACATTCCGCGTTCCTCTAATGAGCAAGCAGAATGGGGTACTCCAGTTCGTTCTCAAGAACTGCAGGTAGGTGATCTAGTATTTTTTGGTGCTTCACCCGGTAGCAACCGCATCACGCACGTTGGCTTAGTAACAGAAGCCACAGCCGAAAGTGTGCAGTTTATTCACGCTTCTAGCTCTTTAGGGGTTACTGAGAACAGTTTAGATACTGATTACTACCTCAGCAGATTTATTAAGGCTGTCCGACCCAAGTTGTGA
- a CDS encoding TonB-dependent receptor: MKQLRLRYLLLFLLSVCTARLGWAQGVTTSAMTGIITDQTGAGLPGATVIAVHTPTNTQYVAPTNAEGRFNLQNMRVGGPYNVRVTFIGYQEAVRENITLTLGQVLRLDVNLSEATTQLAGVVVTGEDSRSVLSGGRAGSTTNISTEEIQRLPTITRNLNDFTRLTPQASSTSSGSIGGGNFRQNNITIDGSDFNNNFGIGGNLPAGGNPISLDAVSEITVNVTPFDVRQSGFIGSAVNAVTRSGTNDFSGSVYTYWRNDKLQGNEVGDETFTKQKLEEKQYGFRLGGPIIKDKLFFFVNAEKLDRTSPGQQSVVSSAEQPYGVAGTPANVVRPTAAQLDEFSNYLRDTYNYETGPYSGYSFQTDRTTLLGRLDWNISTNHRLTVRYNQVESKSPSFVSGSRSPLGNFQFGANARTSNLALWYKNSNYYQEQNFYSLAVEANSTFGGKFFNTLRATYTNQNDPRSSDSEVFPFVDILDGSPGTTGNPITSFGYEPFTYGNLRDVQTYSVVDFVNFTAGIHNLTAGFQFDLQNTKNGFQRFATSYYTFSSWDDFKNGAKPRDFALTYSLLPGFEQAFPRFQTAQGSVYAQDEINVTDKLRITAGLRAELNSYLDVKEIQTHPIVASLAFANGEQIDTGILPKNRVLWSPRLGFNYDVKGDRTLQVRGGSGLFAGRVPTVWIVSQSGDAGMIQLTTTSSGNDTPGPFNPDPAAYRPDTPPAAGTQVPGTISATDRDFKNPQTWKSSLAVDAQLPFGIVGTLEGIYNKDLTVALGRNPNLVEAQPLNIAGYPDNRPIYPNAVFNKFINPLTPGSATPSATNPGPNQPVANGNPLGTQAFNTVVLDNGTKGYYWSVAGKLEKRFEGGLFASVAYVRSNAEVLFDGGGDQLLNTWSNTQIVNNSNNPELSYANYVVPHRVIGSLSYRKEYLGHLGTTISLFYEGSTQGRFSYAYGGDFNRDGQTSNDLIYIPKDGSEIDFSDFNYGTTAAPNNVSGARQEDLFFQYIEQDDYLRSRKGQYAERNGAKFPWRHQVDVKLAQDLFMDLGGKRNTLQFTLDIFNVGNLLNENWGVFKSVNNASILVPTNVTTNNTTVNPGGTTRPTFRLATDRNQPITSTFRNNNSLTSTYFMQFGLRYIFN; the protein is encoded by the coding sequence ATGAAACAGTTACGTTTACGCTACTTGCTGTTGTTTCTGCTTAGCGTCTGTACAGCGAGGCTGGGTTGGGCGCAGGGCGTTACCACATCAGCTATGACCGGTATTATTACCGATCAAACTGGTGCAGGGCTGCCCGGAGCAACAGTTATTGCTGTTCACACACCTACCAACACGCAGTATGTAGCTCCTACTAATGCTGAGGGACGCTTCAACCTACAAAACATGCGTGTAGGTGGTCCTTATAACGTGCGTGTTACGTTCATTGGCTACCAAGAAGCTGTACGGGAGAACATCACTTTAACTTTGGGTCAGGTACTGCGCCTAGATGTAAACCTGAGTGAAGCTACCACTCAACTGGCTGGTGTAGTTGTGACGGGCGAAGATTCGCGCTCTGTACTCAGCGGTGGCCGCGCCGGTTCTACTACTAACATCAGTACCGAAGAAATTCAGCGTCTACCTACTATCACGCGTAACCTAAACGATTTCACTCGTTTGACGCCCCAGGCTTCATCTACTTCCTCCGGCTCTATTGGAGGTGGTAACTTCCGTCAAAATAACATTACTATTGACGGTTCTGACTTCAACAACAACTTCGGTATTGGAGGCAACCTTCCCGCTGGTGGTAACCCTATCTCACTGGATGCTGTGTCGGAAATCACAGTAAACGTAACGCCTTTCGACGTGCGTCAGTCAGGCTTCATTGGTAGCGCCGTGAATGCCGTAACCCGCTCCGGGACTAATGATTTCTCCGGCTCAGTTTATACTTACTGGAGAAATGACAAGCTACAAGGCAATGAAGTAGGCGACGAAACATTTACAAAGCAAAAGTTGGAAGAAAAGCAATACGGCTTTCGGTTAGGCGGTCCCATTATTAAGGATAAGCTTTTCTTCTTTGTTAATGCCGAAAAGCTTGATAGAACTAGCCCTGGTCAGCAAAGCGTAGTTTCTTCAGCGGAGCAACCTTATGGTGTTGCTGGTACGCCCGCCAACGTTGTGCGTCCCACTGCTGCTCAATTAGATGAATTCAGCAATTATCTGCGAGATACTTATAACTACGAGACCGGACCCTACTCTGGTTACTCCTTCCAAACCGACCGTACTACCCTTTTAGGACGTCTTGACTGGAATATCAGCACCAACCACCGGCTTACTGTTCGTTACAACCAAGTAGAGAGCAAGTCACCCAGCTTTGTTAGTGGATCTAGAAGCCCTTTAGGTAACTTTCAGTTCGGTGCTAACGCTCGTACCAGCAACCTTGCTTTGTGGTATAAGAACTCTAATTATTATCAGGAACAGAACTTTTACTCGCTGGCTGTTGAGGCCAACTCTACTTTTGGAGGCAAGTTCTTCAATACATTACGGGCTACTTACACTAATCAGAATGATCCCCGTAGCTCAGATAGCGAGGTTTTCCCATTCGTAGATATCTTGGATGGTAGCCCTGGCACCACTGGTAATCCTATCACTTCTTTCGGATACGAACCATTCACGTATGGCAACCTACGCGATGTACAAACCTATTCGGTTGTTGACTTTGTGAACTTCACAGCAGGTATTCACAATCTCACGGCTGGCTTCCAATTCGATCTGCAAAACACCAAGAACGGCTTCCAGCGCTTTGCCACTAGCTATTATACCTTCAGCTCGTGGGATGATTTCAAAAATGGCGCGAAGCCCCGTGATTTCGCTCTTACCTATTCATTGCTACCTGGTTTTGAGCAGGCCTTCCCTCGCTTTCAAACAGCTCAGGGCTCCGTGTATGCTCAAGACGAAATTAACGTAACCGATAAGTTGCGTATAACTGCAGGTTTAAGAGCTGAGTTGAACTCATATTTGGATGTAAAAGAGATTCAAACACATCCAATTGTAGCAAGCCTAGCATTTGCTAACGGTGAGCAGATCGACACAGGCATATTGCCTAAGAACCGCGTATTATGGTCACCTCGCTTAGGTTTCAATTATGATGTAAAAGGTGATCGCACACTACAAGTACGTGGTGGCAGCGGCCTTTTCGCTGGCCGTGTTCCCACGGTATGGATTGTATCTCAGTCTGGTGACGCTGGTATGATTCAGTTGACTACTACCTCTTCAGGTAACGATACTCCTGGTCCATTTAATCCGGATCCAGCAGCTTACCGTCCAGATACTCCTCCAGCAGCTGGTACCCAAGTACCAGGTACAATTAGTGCAACTGATCGTGATTTCAAAAATCCACAGACTTGGAAGAGCAGCTTAGCTGTTGATGCTCAATTGCCTTTTGGCATAGTAGGTACCTTGGAAGGTATTTATAACAAAGACCTCACCGTAGCACTAGGCCGTAACCCCAACTTAGTAGAAGCGCAGCCGCTGAACATCGCTGGTTACCCAGATAATCGGCCGATCTATCCAAATGCTGTTTTCAACAAGTTTATTAATCCGCTAACTCCAGGTAGTGCTACCCCTAGTGCTACTAACCCGGGCCCAAACCAGCCAGTAGCTAATGGTAACCCCTTAGGTACACAAGCCTTCAATACTGTTGTTCTAGACAATGGAACAAAGGGCTATTACTGGTCAGTAGCAGGCAAACTAGAAAAGCGCTTTGAAGGAGGCTTATTTGCTTCGGTTGCGTATGTACGCAGCAACGCTGAAGTTTTGTTTGATGGCGGCGGCGACCAATTGTTGAATACTTGGTCGAACACCCAAATCGTTAATAACTCGAACAACCCCGAGCTGAGCTACGCTAACTACGTTGTACCTCATCGTGTAATCGGCTCTTTGTCTTATCGTAAGGAGTACCTTGGCCACTTAGGAACCACCATTTCATTGTTCTATGAAGGTTCTACCCAAGGTCGCTTTTCTTACGCTTACGGGGGTGACTTCAACCGCGATGGTCAGACTTCAAATGATCTGATCTATATACCGAAAGATGGTTCGGAGATCGACTTCTCTGACTTCAACTACGGTACTACTGCGGCGCCTAACAACGTGAGTGGAGCCCGCCAGGAAGACTTATTTTTCCAGTACATCGAGCAGGATGACTATTTGAGAAGCCGCAAGGGCCAATACGCTGAACGCAACGGTGCAAAGTTTCCATGGCGTCATCAAGTAGACGTGAAACTTGCGCAGGATCTTTTCATGGACCTTGGCGGCAAGCGTAACACTTTACAATTTACGCTTGACATTTTCAATGTAGGAAACCTGCTCAATGAGAATTGGGGCGTATTCAAGTCTGTTAACAATGCTTCTATCTTGGTTCCAACTAACGTGACAACCAATAATACCACGGTTAATCCAGGTGGAACAACTCGCCCAACTTTCCGTTTGGCTACAGACCGCAATCAGCCTATTACTTCCACTTTCAGAAATAATAACTCGCTGACATCAACTTACTTCATGCAGTTTGGCTTGCGCTACATCTTCAACTAA
- a CDS encoding serine O-acetyltransferase: MSEEFVQTLALAHQQATVPLPAHAFCHWADQLLSLLFPERADRQLSSADAVAATLSHLRADLTALLRPILSLQAPEAVASALGAQLPHLRELLLLDANAIVAADPAAQGVAEVVSTYPGFYAIALHRLAHALHQLAVPRVPRLLGEYAHTRTGIDIHPGARIGSSFCIDHGTGIVIGETAVIGAHVKIFQGVTLGALSVAKQLQGIKRHPTIEDNVVVYANATILGGSTVVGSHSIIGGNVWLTDSVPSHSRVYHKAQLHVTRTEDPSADISFSI; this comes from the coding sequence ATGTCCGAAGAATTTGTTCAGACGCTGGCTTTAGCACACCAACAAGCCACCGTTCCATTGCCAGCGCACGCCTTTTGCCATTGGGCCGACCAGCTACTGTCTTTGTTATTCCCTGAGCGTGCCGACCGCCAATTATCCAGCGCCGATGCCGTAGCTGCCACGTTGAGCCACCTCCGTGCCGACCTGACGGCCTTGCTTCGCCCTATTCTGTCTCTCCAGGCCCCTGAGGCCGTAGCATCTGCCTTAGGCGCGCAGCTCCCGCACCTGCGGGAATTGTTGCTGCTCGATGCGAATGCCATTGTGGCCGCCGACCCTGCCGCGCAGGGGGTAGCCGAGGTAGTATCCACGTATCCGGGTTTTTACGCCATCGCATTGCACCGGCTGGCCCATGCGCTGCACCAGTTAGCGGTTCCTCGCGTGCCCCGGCTGCTCGGTGAGTACGCCCACACCCGCACCGGCATTGATATTCATCCTGGCGCCCGTATTGGTTCTTCCTTCTGTATTGACCACGGCACCGGCATTGTGATAGGTGAGACGGCAGTCATCGGGGCCCATGTCAAAATATTTCAGGGGGTTACGCTGGGCGCCCTGAGCGTGGCCAAGCAGCTGCAAGGCATTAAGCGCCATCCAACTATTGAAGATAACGTAGTGGTGTATGCCAATGCAACCATCCTAGGGGGCAGTACGGTGGTAGGTAGCCACAGCATTATCGGCGGCAACGTCTGGCTGACTGATAGCGTCCCTTCCCATTCCCGTGTTTATCATAAAGCACAGCTCCATGTGACCCGCACCGAAGATCCCAGTGCGGATATTTCCTTTTCCATATGA
- a CDS encoding cupin domain-containing protein: protein MSDSTIIKVDSQHSPKGNDGEKYLASGKNISMRLWENEQPSDDKEPVSRPYETVGYVISGRAELHSEGQVVILEPGNSWVVPKGASHTYKILETFTAVEATTPPYQVHGREDKQA from the coding sequence ATGTCCGATTCCACTATCATCAAAGTCGATTCTCAGCACTCGCCCAAAGGCAACGACGGGGAAAAGTACCTCGCCTCAGGCAAGAACATATCCATGCGCCTCTGGGAAAATGAGCAGCCCAGCGACGACAAAGAGCCCGTATCGCGGCCTTATGAAACAGTAGGCTATGTGATTAGTGGCCGCGCCGAGCTACACTCCGAGGGCCAAGTGGTCATACTGGAGCCCGGCAATTCGTGGGTGGTGCCCAAAGGAGCCTCGCATACGTACAAAATTCTGGAAACCTTCACGGCTGTAGAAGCCACCACTCCTCCCTACCAAGTACACGGCCGCGAAGACAAGCAGGCCTAA
- a CDS encoding peptidylprolyl isomerase, with protein MTHPLFLFRLTKLLAFGCLSSWLGACTTPRPSAPSTGSATSINKFTADTALRRIATAQDARQMALLLPYLSRPDATHRREAALAFASVQDKAATSALVTCLSDTDPGVRRAAAFALGQTADSSATPALQQRIAAEPDPAARRTILEALGRCLTRNELNTLLRLPPSLASDTASITGQAWGLYRAGLRGITSDAAVARLMQLIELPNPHGARLAATNALARSRGLDLTLYAVALARVAQADPAYAVRSAATSALSKAAEAPSVPSVLAAITRRDPEYQVRVSALRAMNAAMYVPVKEAAWAALTDKNDQVALTAAEFFLTHAAQEPGTLFLEKANKLQPWRVRATLLAAALKQRGEGQQAIRGAVQERYTAATDPYEKGYLLKALGEDPSAYEFVSAATFAPQQPVLIGTYGMEALVAMRRLPDFPEAQYPAFALLLQRAVGSGDVAVMGLAAEAIRDPKLNVQPLLTSIDFLTQARDKLTMPRDLEAWQSLQQTIDYLTKKPPTPLVTSSSIVAHPISWTTISRIPTGQRAIVHTSKGDIVFQLLVEAAPGSVANFVELLEKGFYNGKNFHRVVPNFVAQGGCPRGDGWGSTDYNLRSEFADLRYGAGAVGLASAGKDTESCQWFITHAPTPHLDGRYTIFAQVVGGLDVVSRLEIGDKIDRIELVR; from the coding sequence CTGTACCACGCCGCGCCCCAGCGCGCCAAGTACAGGCTCGGCTACTTCCATCAATAAGTTTACGGCTGACACGGCCCTGCGGCGAATTGCAACCGCGCAGGATGCTCGCCAAATGGCGTTGCTGCTGCCGTATCTGAGCCGGCCCGACGCTACGCATCGGCGTGAGGCAGCCTTAGCTTTCGCCTCAGTGCAGGACAAAGCCGCCACCTCCGCTTTAGTTACCTGCCTCAGCGATACTGATCCGGGTGTGCGCCGCGCAGCAGCATTTGCCCTCGGCCAGACGGCTGATAGTAGCGCTACCCCGGCACTGCAACAGCGTATAGCTGCCGAGCCCGACCCGGCCGCGCGCCGCACTATTCTCGAAGCCCTCGGCCGCTGCCTCACCCGCAATGAGCTAAACACCCTGCTGCGTTTGCCCCCTAGTCTGGCCTCTGATACCGCTAGCATTACGGGTCAGGCTTGGGGGCTGTATCGGGCTGGATTGCGTGGCATTACTTCTGACGCGGCCGTAGCTCGGCTCATGCAGCTGATAGAGTTGCCTAATCCGCATGGAGCGCGCCTGGCTGCAACCAACGCTCTGGCTCGTTCCCGCGGCCTCGATCTGACATTGTATGCCGTTGCCCTCGCCAGAGTAGCCCAGGCCGATCCGGCTTATGCTGTGCGAAGTGCCGCTACTTCTGCCTTGAGCAAAGCGGCCGAAGCACCATCCGTGCCCAGCGTTTTGGCCGCTATCACACGCCGCGACCCCGAATATCAGGTGCGCGTGAGTGCGCTACGGGCGATGAATGCAGCCATGTATGTGCCCGTAAAAGAAGCAGCATGGGCGGCCCTAACGGATAAAAATGATCAGGTGGCGCTAACGGCGGCAGAGTTTTTTCTGACTCATGCTGCCCAAGAGCCGGGTACGCTATTTCTGGAGAAAGCCAATAAGCTACAACCGTGGCGGGTGCGGGCAACGTTGCTAGCCGCTGCCCTCAAACAGCGGGGAGAAGGCCAACAAGCTATTCGTGGAGCCGTGCAGGAACGCTACACCGCCGCCACCGATCCGTATGAGAAAGGCTATTTATTAAAAGCGTTAGGCGAAGACCCGAGTGCTTACGAATTCGTTTCTGCGGCCACATTTGCCCCCCAGCAGCCGGTCCTTATCGGGACGTATGGTATGGAGGCGCTGGTAGCTATGCGGCGCTTACCCGACTTTCCAGAAGCCCAGTATCCGGCTTTTGCCTTGCTGTTGCAGCGGGCTGTGGGCAGCGGTGATGTAGCCGTTATGGGCCTCGCTGCCGAAGCCATCCGAGACCCCAAGCTGAATGTGCAGCCGCTGCTGACCTCTATCGACTTTCTAACCCAGGCTCGCGACAAGCTCACCATGCCCCGCGACCTCGAAGCCTGGCAATCCCTGCAGCAGACGATTGATTATCTAACCAAAAAGCCCCCCACGCCGCTCGTAACCTCGTCCTCCATCGTGGCGCACCCAATAAGCTGGACAACGATAAGTAGGATTCCGACTGGGCAGCGGGCTATTGTGCACACGAGTAAAGGCGATATTGTCTTTCAGTTGCTGGTGGAAGCAGCGCCGGGCTCGGTGGCCAACTTCGTGGAACTGCTGGAGAAAGGTTTTTACAACGGGAAAAACTTCCATCGGGTCGTGCCCAACTTTGTGGCTCAGGGAGGCTGCCCGCGCGGTGATGGCTGGGGCAGCACCGACTATAACCTTCGCTCCGAATTTGCTGACCTGCGCTATGGCGCGGGGGCCGTTGGGCTGGCCTCAGCTGGCAAAGACACCGAAAGCTGCCAGTGGTTTATCACTCACGCCCCCACGCCCCACCTCGATGGCCGCTACACAATTTTTGCTCAGGTTGTCGGTGGGCTTGATGTAGTAAGCCGACTGGAGATCGGTGACAAAATTGACCGCATTGAGTTGGTACGCTAG